One Rhodothermaceae bacterium genomic window carries:
- a CDS encoding DUF4007 family protein, translated as MASQFSFSGHETFPLRLMWLKKAVDAINNNSIIFQSDSAMAEFGVGKNMVRAIRHWGLATDVIEADPYAEERSALRVTEFGVYLLGENGVDPYCEDTGTLWLLHWLLCRSSNRATLWHFIFGHWRGAGIELRSLQPILEKWLDERSSPMPSDSTLLRDLQCLLSTYVARHRTDTHLESVVEFPLASLGLLYENRGVIYLREGQQRGLPPEIFAYAVLDYWDRNFNTSESLSAHNVITHRASPAQIFLLSEKQAYELVSRIETFEEIPFRFDTTAGVNQFYRLPGATPQAMLERYYAHSLQAIT; from the coding sequence ATGGCCTCACAATTTTCATTTTCTGGCCACGAAACATTTCCGCTACGACTCATGTGGTTGAAAAAGGCGGTAGATGCGATTAACAATAATAGCATTATCTTCCAATCGGACTCAGCAATGGCTGAGTTCGGGGTCGGCAAGAATATGGTACGTGCGATTCGGCATTGGGGACTTGCTACAGATGTAATTGAGGCTGATCCTTATGCGGAGGAACGGAGTGCCTTACGCGTTACCGAGTTCGGAGTGTATTTGTTAGGAGAAAACGGAGTCGACCCCTACTGTGAAGACACGGGCACGCTTTGGCTATTGCATTGGCTTCTCTGTCGGTCATCTAACCGAGCTACTCTCTGGCATTTCATATTTGGCCACTGGCGGGGGGCAGGCATTGAGCTTCGGAGTTTACAGCCGATATTAGAAAAGTGGTTAGATGAGAGGAGCTCTCCTATGCCTTCGGATTCCACACTCCTCCGAGATTTGCAGTGTCTGCTGAGTACTTACGTTGCCCGACACAGAACGGACACTCACTTGGAGAGTGTCGTGGAATTTCCACTTGCCTCCTTGGGTCTACTATACGAAAATAGAGGTGTGATCTACTTGCGCGAAGGTCAACAGCGTGGGCTTCCGCCCGAAATTTTTGCCTATGCGGTTCTAGATTACTGGGACCGAAATTTCAATACATCGGAGTCGCTGTCTGCTCATAACGTAATTACACATCGGGCAAGCCCAGCACAAATTTTTCTGCTTAGTGAGAAGCAAGCTTATGAACTAGTAAGCCGTATTGAGACATTTGAGGAGATCCCATTTCGCTTTGATACCACTGCAGGCGTTAACCAGTTTTACCGATTGCCGGGAGCCACTCCCCAAGCTATGCTGGAACGTTACTACGCCCATTCTTTGCAAGCGATCACTTGA
- a CDS encoding phosphoadenosine phosphosulfate reductase family protein, producing the protein MSETRHIVAFSGGKDSSALAIYLHNPERWCKVLGKSSTPRRPPLEEAEYVFCDTGTELAETYDYLDRLEAYLGRPIHRLRAKVPPTSPDEPDKTPFDHYLELYGGFLPSPNVRWCTRVLKLKPFEDYIDEDPVISYVGIRADEGEWRVDRKTRRKYFQHRKGYISTKPNITTVFPFIEDGLEKADIYRILNDSGVGYPEYYRWRSRSGCYFCFFQRKSEWVGLLENHPSLFERAKSYEKIDLENGELFTWSDAESLEELSTPERIAEIKHRTKMREEQLRNRRANITLMEQFFDEVRDLENSSTGCTICHL; encoded by the coding sequence ATGAGTGAGACACGACACATTGTTGCTTTCAGTGGGGGCAAAGACAGTAGTGCACTTGCCATTTATCTTCATAATCCTGAGCGCTGGTGTAAAGTGCTCGGTAAGTCAAGTACTCCCCGGCGGCCACCCCTAGAGGAAGCCGAATATGTGTTCTGTGATACCGGTACTGAACTTGCCGAGACATACGACTACCTTGATCGCCTCGAGGCTTACCTTGGGCGACCCATTCACCGACTTCGGGCCAAAGTACCACCTACCAGCCCCGATGAACCTGACAAAACACCGTTTGATCACTATTTAGAACTCTATGGTGGATTTCTTCCGAGTCCAAACGTTCGATGGTGTACGCGGGTCCTGAAGCTAAAGCCATTTGAAGATTATATCGATGAGGATCCTGTAATCAGCTATGTTGGCATTCGAGCCGATGAGGGCGAATGGCGTGTAGACCGAAAAACCCGACGCAAGTATTTTCAGCACCGCAAAGGCTACATTAGCACGAAGCCTAACATCACTACGGTTTTTCCTTTCATTGAGGATGGTCTTGAGAAAGCTGATATCTATCGGATCCTCAATGACAGCGGCGTTGGATATCCAGAGTATTATCGTTGGCGTTCTCGAAGTGGATGTTACTTTTGCTTTTTCCAACGCAAAAGTGAGTGGGTCGGACTTCTGGAAAATCACCCAAGTCTGTTTGAGCGGGCTAAGTCCTACGAAAAGATTGATCTGGAAAACGGTGAGCTCTTTACATGGTCAGACGCCGAATCACTTGAAGAACTGTCCACCCCAGAACGTATAGCTGAAATCAAGCACCGCACCAAAATGCGCGAAGAACAACTGCGTAACCGTCGTGCCAACATAACGCTGATGGAGCAATTTTTTGACGAAGTGCGCGATTTGGAAAACAGCAGCACTGGATGTACTATATGTCACCTGTGA
- a CDS encoding AAA family ATPase, protein MKLLRANFQNFRMLRDLELDFSTDPKKSLTVIRAANESGKTTILHGLQWALYGNVALPDGGTSFRLHPIDWQASEGKNAQIMVTVEFELTKFRLISGMKEKSCYRYRIIRSTLEDVEDHISRRRHSTVRLFQLTETGASPIHEPEAFINDELPPELRGIFFTDGDRALSFVEATQSTKRQRVQRAIHSLLGLEVINDAIKHVRKSASEVNRKSKQLGGDSELKTIATKLEEIENKSETLVEKLEEVKQQFVTFDDLCVSIDRKISAALEKGDREKLKRDLHRVREEIKQLGGLRDAAEKDHSKLFRGRSIATSLLSPVLSNAFDKLDELHDQGKIPNITIPLLRDRLQAKVCICGETLELGNLEDKKRRAHIQKLIRDSQRSSEIQGIITDLYYDTKTLLADHASGETTWLQESKAVIERRDYLKKQRDEKGRELRNLETQLDSLPDTDIQGLRETLQKSKEQRDRFLRKESAINTQLESLTKEQKSLESKRDSLLRQKRMGERILAERDVTGDILEVLQNSYRQIAHVELQKVSDQMNSIFLEMIGSDPEQRAMIQRAEISREFDIIVHGPENRTLDPDRDLNGASRRALTLAFILALTKVSEVEAPNVIDTPLGMTSGFVKRSILRKAVHESKQLILFLTHDEIHGCEDIIDEAAGNVYTLTNPAHYPIMLINDPGVFERKVLRCNCDHKSTCQLCQRRLNSETEL, encoded by the coding sequence ATGAAACTTCTCCGAGCAAATTTTCAGAATTTTCGAATGCTGCGTGATCTTGAACTGGATTTTTCAACCGATCCCAAAAAGAGTCTCACCGTGATCCGTGCAGCAAATGAGTCTGGCAAGACGACAATTCTTCACGGCTTGCAGTGGGCTCTATACGGAAATGTAGCCCTTCCTGACGGGGGCACTAGTTTTCGGCTCCACCCTATTGACTGGCAGGCAAGTGAAGGTAAAAACGCTCAGATCATGGTTACGGTAGAGTTTGAGTTGACGAAGTTTCGTCTTATTTCTGGCATGAAGGAGAAATCATGCTATCGATACCGCATCATTCGCTCCACACTTGAAGATGTAGAAGACCATATCTCACGCCGTCGCCATTCAACGGTCAGACTATTCCAATTAACTGAGACCGGTGCAAGTCCAATTCATGAACCAGAGGCTTTCATCAATGATGAGCTACCGCCGGAACTCAGGGGGATATTCTTCACTGACGGAGATCGAGCATTAAGTTTTGTTGAAGCTACTCAATCTACCAAACGCCAGCGAGTACAACGGGCAATTCATTCTCTTCTCGGGCTTGAGGTCATCAACGATGCAATCAAACATGTGCGAAAGTCTGCATCGGAAGTAAATAGAAAATCAAAACAGCTTGGGGGAGACAGTGAACTAAAGACAATCGCAACAAAACTTGAAGAGATAGAAAACAAGAGTGAGACACTGGTGGAGAAACTTGAAGAGGTGAAACAGCAATTCGTGACCTTTGATGATCTGTGCGTCTCTATTGATCGTAAAATTTCGGCGGCACTGGAAAAAGGTGATAGGGAGAAGTTGAAAAGAGACCTTCACCGTGTTCGGGAGGAGATCAAACAGCTCGGTGGCTTACGCGACGCGGCGGAAAAGGATCATTCAAAATTGTTTCGTGGCCGGTCAATTGCGACTAGCCTCCTTTCGCCCGTACTGTCCAATGCATTCGATAAACTGGATGAGTTGCATGATCAGGGCAAAATTCCAAATATTACGATTCCGCTATTGCGTGACCGCCTTCAAGCGAAAGTCTGCATTTGTGGAGAAACACTCGAATTAGGAAATCTAGAGGATAAGAAGCGCCGTGCACATATACAGAAATTAATTAGGGATAGTCAGCGCTCCAGCGAAATCCAAGGAATCATTACCGACCTGTACTACGATACGAAGACGCTATTGGCTGACCATGCCTCTGGAGAAACAACATGGTTACAAGAATCCAAAGCAGTGATTGAGCGCCGTGACTACTTGAAGAAGCAACGCGATGAAAAGGGGCGGGAGCTTCGAAATCTTGAAACACAACTTGACTCGTTACCCGATACAGATATACAAGGTCTCCGCGAAACTCTTCAGAAAAGCAAAGAGCAGCGAGACCGGTTCCTGCGGAAGGAATCAGCCATCAATACCCAACTAGAAAGTCTGACTAAGGAGCAAAAAAGCTTGGAATCAAAACGGGACAGTCTGCTTCGCCAAAAGAGGATGGGAGAACGTATACTTGCTGAACGGGATGTTACAGGAGACATATTGGAGGTCTTGCAGAATTCCTACAGGCAAATCGCACATGTGGAATTGCAAAAGGTGAGTGATCAAATGAATAGTATTTTCCTCGAAATGATTGGTTCGGACCCTGAACAACGGGCCATGATTCAACGCGCCGAGATCAGCAGGGAATTCGACATCATTGTGCATGGCCCGGAGAATCGGACACTTGATCCAGATCGGGACCTGAATGGAGCATCACGCAGAGCATTGACGCTCGCATTCATATTGGCGCTGACAAAGGTCAGCGAAGTTGAAGCCCCTAATGTCATTGATACCCCACTCGGCATGACAAGTGGTTTCGTGAAACGATCTATTTTACGCAAGGCTGTGCACGAAAGCAAACAACTTATACTGTTTCTAACCCACGACGAGATCCACGGATGTGAGGACATCATTGACGAAGCTGCTGGTAACGTTTATACACTCACGAATCCCGCACACTATCCTATTATGCTGATAAATGATCCCGGTGTTTTTGAACGCAAGGTGCTCCGCTGTAATTGCGACCATAAGAGTACTTGTCAACTCTGCCAGCGCCGCTTAAATTCCGAGACAGAGCTGTAA
- a CDS encoding sensor histidine kinase has product MFRVSARTVLALGAELIGSDLVAFYELIKNAFDAKSPNGAEICFEIVLRRNDYLKFRRRAIDGTVEISRLKVDLYKALNSSAPKDSLHRFHEAIGQVKDLQSFLSTLDEVYAHENRIIVSDTGTGMSKQDLIDNYLTIGTASRKREIDAALTDHSYQDKRAPYLGEKGIGRLSAMRLGNILKVETAKKSDTLLNILTIDWSEFDNHDAMLDTVEVTPVLGSPKPEPDWSGTRLIVGALAADWTDKRVKEMCEHDFSRLTDPFSDTKRRPRIAVSWNGSRNSIPRMDKGLLKHAHAAVKGRYIISDSGPALVGTLEALDLGFDHPKKKVPLNLTVPELEGLVVGTSRRVPPSALNDLGEFQFEAYWFNRKRLSGIDSIGNQKEVRDLQRHWSGILLFRDGFRVLPYGEQDNDWLELDRRALGSKGYLLNKAQFVGRVTISRLGNPKLVDQTNRQGLRESPEQQVLIDLLNNTIQNRLRRFLNQFASSKKGQPLDVAKVKTEISALEDRANNSIKQIRRLAPESVDTVNELQDVFTEIKQTISRMQSRISEVEEEKQMMTQMAGVGLLVEVVAHELARSTENALVALEALREKNVPDQIRGLLISLRSEIKSVSKRLRILDPLSVSGRQRREQFALDVLVQDVLNSHSRQFIRHEIKPKLTLPNHRVRVNAVKGMIIQIIENLISNSIYWLDMRRQREPRFKPEIAISIDTDPLTVSYQDNGSGITKENQEEIFRAFFSLKEKPNRRGLGLYIARECAEYHGGTLTLDEEVNSETGRLHRFILELPNKVALS; this is encoded by the coding sequence TTGTTTAGGGTTAGTGCTCGAACAGTATTGGCGCTTGGTGCCGAGTTAATTGGCTCTGACCTGGTTGCATTTTATGAACTAATCAAAAATGCTTTTGACGCTAAATCGCCAAATGGTGCAGAAATTTGTTTTGAAATCGTACTGCGGCGCAACGACTATCTGAAGTTCCGACGAAGAGCGATTGATGGGACGGTAGAGATCAGCCGTCTCAAGGTTGATCTATATAAAGCTTTGAATTCATCTGCACCGAAAGATTCTCTCCATCGTTTTCACGAGGCAATTGGTCAAGTCAAAGATTTACAATCCTTTTTAAGTACACTTGATGAAGTTTATGCTCATGAAAACAGGATAATCGTGTCCGACACGGGCACAGGGATGTCGAAGCAGGATTTGATTGACAACTATCTCACGATAGGTACGGCTTCCCGAAAACGCGAAATAGATGCGGCACTCACCGACCACTCCTATCAGGATAAACGTGCACCATATCTGGGTGAAAAAGGAATTGGGCGACTCTCCGCGATGCGATTGGGAAATATCCTGAAGGTTGAAACGGCAAAGAAAAGCGATACTCTCCTTAATATTTTGACGATTGATTGGTCAGAGTTTGACAACCACGACGCTATGCTTGACACGGTCGAGGTTACCCCTGTGCTGGGTAGCCCAAAGCCAGAACCTGATTGGAGTGGGACGCGGCTTATCGTTGGAGCATTGGCTGCTGACTGGACAGATAAGCGTGTCAAAGAGATGTGTGAGCATGACTTCTCACGCCTTACGGATCCATTCTCGGATACCAAGAGGCGCCCGAGAATTGCGGTTTCCTGGAATGGGTCGCGAAATTCAATTCCCCGAATGGACAAAGGTCTGTTGAAACATGCCCACGCAGCGGTTAAAGGGCGATATATAATCAGTGACTCTGGTCCCGCTTTAGTAGGCACACTTGAAGCATTGGATCTAGGCTTTGATCATCCAAAGAAGAAGGTACCTCTTAATCTTACCGTACCTGAACTGGAAGGGTTAGTTGTGGGAACTTCTAGAAGAGTCCCGCCTTCGGCACTGAATGATTTAGGTGAATTCCAATTTGAAGCTTACTGGTTCAATAGAAAACGTCTGTCGGGTATAGACAGTATTGGCAATCAGAAAGAGGTACGTGACCTGCAACGTCATTGGTCGGGTATCCTCCTATTCCGTGATGGTTTCCGCGTTTTGCCATACGGTGAACAAGACAATGACTGGCTGGAATTGGATAGACGGGCACTGGGAAGCAAAGGTTATCTGCTAAATAAGGCACAATTTGTTGGTCGGGTAACAATTTCCCGGCTCGGGAATCCAAAGCTCGTCGATCAGACGAATCGGCAGGGGCTCCGCGAAAGTCCTGAACAACAAGTACTCATTGATTTGTTGAATAATACCATCCAGAATAGGCTCCGGCGCTTTCTTAACCAATTTGCGTCAAGTAAGAAAGGCCAGCCACTAGACGTGGCCAAAGTCAAGACAGAGATATCAGCTTTAGAGGATAGAGCAAATAATTCTATTAAACAAATCAGGCGTCTTGCTCCAGAGTCCGTTGATACTGTAAATGAATTACAGGATGTCTTTACAGAAATCAAGCAGACTATTTCGCGCATGCAGTCACGGATCTCCGAAGTTGAAGAAGAAAAGCAGATGATGACACAAATGGCAGGTGTTGGTCTCCTTGTTGAGGTCGTAGCGCACGAACTAGCAAGGTCAACGGAAAACGCACTTGTAGCTCTCGAGGCTTTACGTGAGAAGAATGTCCCTGATCAAATACGCGGCTTGTTAATTTCGCTTCGGTCAGAAATCAAATCCGTCAGCAAGCGTCTTCGTATCCTAGATCCCCTTAGCGTATCTGGAAGACAGCGGAGGGAACAATTCGCACTTGATGTTTTAGTCCAGGATGTCCTAAACTCTCATAGTCGTCAATTCATACGCCACGAAATTAAACCCAAATTGACGTTGCCCAACCACAGAGTTCGCGTAAATGCAGTGAAGGGCATGATCATACAAATCATTGAAAATTTGATTTCAAATTCTATTTACTGGCTTGATATGCGCCGACAGCGTGAACCGAGATTCAAGCCAGAAATCGCTATCTCAATAGATACCGATCCTCTGACTGTCTCATACCAAGACAATGGCAGTGGGATTACGAAAGAAAACCAAGAAGAGATTTTTCGAGCGTTTTTTTCGTTAAAAGAAAAGCCTAATCGCCGGGGGCTGGGCTTGTACATCGCTCGGGAATGTGCAGAATATCACGGCGGAACATTGACTCTGGATGAAGAAGTAAATTCCGAAACTGGCCGACTTCATCGATTTATTCTTGAACTGCCTAATAAAGTCGCCTTGTCATGA
- a CDS encoding bifunctional 4-hydroxy-2-oxoglutarate aldolase/2-dehydro-3-deoxy-phosphogluconate aldolase: MLASGAIAVLRLREALPLKPAVDALIRGGITVLEVTLTTPNALSSIEALRKSYGAEILIGAGSVITEEQTHEVASAGASFIVSPITKKEVIHAGHACGLPVLPGALTPTEVQIAHEYGADMVKVFPAEQLGLSYIRALLAPLPHLKLAPTGGVTPENAGEWIRAGAAAVGLGSALFDTEAIRSGQLSTLTERARTLCANIAEARE, encoded by the coding sequence ATGCTTGCATCAGGCGCAATTGCCGTTTTGCGTCTCCGAGAAGCATTGCCACTCAAGCCAGCGGTCGATGCACTCATACGCGGAGGGATTACGGTTCTTGAAGTTACTCTGACAACTCCGAACGCGCTATCCTCAATTGAGGCGCTGCGAAAATCCTACGGCGCAGAGATCTTGATTGGGGCTGGCTCGGTGATCACAGAAGAGCAGACTCATGAGGTTGCTTCGGCAGGAGCAAGCTTTATCGTGAGCCCAATCACAAAGAAAGAGGTAATCCACGCCGGGCACGCTTGCGGCTTACCGGTTCTGCCAGGTGCATTGACTCCCACCGAAGTGCAAATCGCTCACGAATACGGGGCGGACATGGTGAAAGTCTTTCCTGCAGAACAGCTGGGATTGAGTTATATAAGAGCGCTTTTAGCTCCGCTACCACATTTAAAATTGGCACCAACAGGAGGCGTAACTCCCGAAAACGCAGGTGAGTGGATCCGTGCAGGAGCCGCCGCCGTGGGTTTAGGCAGTGCTCTGTTTGATACAGAGGCTATTCGAAGTGGTCAACTCTCAACACTGACCGAACGCGCTCGCACCCTATGTGCAAATATCGCAGAAGCACGGGAATGA
- a CDS encoding DEAD/DEAH box helicase → MEYLETLQHIPEGMRTERMIRLLEDVHPLYMLPGDPFVEEILIPGFRVADKVDCMVGFFSSHVLALLAPGLATYIAGSKNSFRLIISPLLSTQDKIAIEEGVSSVESVAERIMEDLIITEDLLQNHTLKCLSWLLRERKIEIKVALMKDALFHPKVWLFKSDNHVVAAHGSSNVTHAGIRRNLEQIAISRSWQDSGQSYTTEKLQNIFKNLWDDNHENCITIDIPDAIRQRLIHSYKSESPPTENELKKLYDRAIEISNESIPSHIRPDRSVQFTIPNWLDYKTGPFQHQGKAVTAWCDSGYQGILEMATGSGKTITSMIGAYHLYQKKRPLLIVIAVPYVPLIEQWCDEITTFGLNPVNLSKVGNPKKRGRELQRLRRQLRFDLSDIEVVVVSHDTLCTPNFLANLKEFDCNRLLIADEAHNLGRPSFINDPPDCFDYRLGLSATPVRQYDEAGTVALLRYFGPVVFHFTLEEAIGHCLVEYDYYVHPVYLSQSELEDWLYLTGKIKQNAWRHEDGNPDEYLSKLMWKRRALLETASGKVAMLVDLLNEEDKSNLRHTLIYTSDKGPDQLNNVNRLLSDNNILFHQLTAEETVNRKRTKQIIKSFQEGDIQVLTAKRVLDEGVNIPQICKAFILASTTVERQWVQRRGRLLRTCDAIGKTHSVIHDILALPPGLENGLDPDTRTLVRSELDRVQEFASLARNAGLPDGPHKVINQMVDAAFL, encoded by the coding sequence ATGGAATACTTAGAGACTCTTCAGCACATTCCAGAAGGTATGAGAACCGAGCGGATGATCCGATTACTAGAAGATGTCCATCCGCTTTACATGCTGCCTGGCGATCCGTTCGTGGAAGAAATCCTGATTCCTGGTTTTAGGGTCGCTGACAAAGTTGATTGTATGGTAGGTTTTTTCTCGAGCCATGTTCTTGCATTGCTTGCCCCAGGATTAGCGACCTATATTGCCGGTTCCAAGAACAGTTTTAGGTTGATCATCAGTCCCTTGCTCAGCACACAGGACAAAATTGCGATAGAGGAGGGGGTAAGCTCTGTGGAAAGCGTGGCGGAAAGGATAATGGAAGACCTGATTATCACGGAGGACTTGCTCCAGAATCACACACTCAAATGTCTTTCGTGGCTACTTAGAGAGCGTAAGATTGAAATCAAGGTTGCCTTAATGAAGGATGCTCTGTTTCATCCAAAGGTGTGGCTTTTCAAGAGCGACAATCATGTAGTTGCCGCACATGGTTCAAGTAACGTCACCCACGCAGGGATACGGAGAAATCTAGAACAAATTGCTATATCTAGATCATGGCAAGACTCTGGCCAAAGCTACACCACTGAGAAATTGCAAAATATTTTCAAAAATCTCTGGGATGATAATCACGAAAACTGTATTACTATTGATATTCCCGATGCGATTCGTCAACGTCTGATTCATTCTTACAAATCAGAGTCGCCTCCAACTGAGAACGAGTTGAAGAAACTATATGATCGAGCCATAGAAATCTCGAACGAATCTATCCCGTCTCATATTCGCCCAGATCGTTCTGTCCAGTTTACAATTCCGAATTGGCTGGATTACAAAACAGGACCGTTTCAACATCAGGGAAAAGCTGTAACGGCATGGTGTGATTCTGGGTATCAAGGTATATTGGAAATGGCGACCGGTTCAGGGAAGACAATCACCTCAATGATCGGAGCTTACCACCTTTATCAAAAGAAACGGCCTCTACTCATCGTAATTGCGGTTCCATACGTGCCTTTAATTGAACAATGGTGTGATGAAATCACGACATTTGGATTAAATCCTGTCAATCTTTCGAAAGTAGGTAACCCCAAAAAGCGTGGCCGCGAACTACAAAGATTGAGACGACAATTACGCTTTGATTTGTCGGACATAGAGGTCGTTGTTGTCAGCCACGACACATTGTGTACCCCCAATTTTCTTGCTAATCTAAAGGAATTTGATTGTAATCGGCTGTTAATCGCGGATGAAGCACATAATCTTGGAAGGCCTTCATTTATCAACGACCCTCCCGATTGTTTTGATTATCGTCTCGGTTTGTCTGCAACGCCTGTCCGCCAGTATGATGAGGCCGGGACAGTAGCCTTACTAAGATATTTTGGGCCGGTCGTATTCCATTTCACACTTGAAGAAGCCATTGGCCACTGCTTGGTTGAATACGACTACTATGTTCACCCCGTTTATCTCTCGCAAAGTGAGTTAGAAGATTGGCTTTATCTTACTGGTAAGATTAAGCAAAACGCTTGGCGTCACGAAGACGGAAATCCAGACGAATATCTCTCCAAGTTGATGTGGAAACGGCGGGCCTTACTGGAAACAGCATCAGGTAAGGTTGCCATGCTAGTCGACCTACTGAATGAGGAAGACAAGAGTAATCTCCGCCATACCCTGATTTATACGTCTGATAAAGGACCAGATCAGCTGAACAACGTTAACCGACTGCTTTCGGACAACAATATTCTTTTCCACCAACTTACGGCTGAAGAAACAGTAAATCGGAAACGGACGAAGCAGATCATCAAGTCATTTCAGGAGGGAGATATCCAAGTTCTTACTGCAAAACGCGTGCTTGACGAAGGCGTAAACATCCCCCAAATATGCAAGGCATTTATTCTTGCGAGCACAACAGTAGAACGGCAGTGGGTACAGCGACGCGGACGCCTCCTGCGGACTTGTGATGCTATTGGTAAAACACACAGTGTCATCCACGACATCTTAGCACTACCACCGGGGTTGGAGAATGGTCTTGACCCCGACACGCGCACACTTGTGCGCTCGGAACTAGATCGTGTGCAAGAATTCGCGAGCCTAGCAAGAAATGCAGGTCTACCAGATGGTCCACACAAGGTTATCAATCAAATGGTTGACGCTGCGTTTCTGTGA
- a CDS encoding ROK family protein: MKTDSLLGGIEAGGTKFVCAIGHPPDDIHAVERFPTTTPEETISRAVDFFRSQPQLPDSIGIATFGPADVRPDSETYGFITSTPKSGWSNTDLAGRISRELQRPVAFDTDVNGAAVGEYLWGAGQGTQNLLYLTIGTGFGGGALVNGQPVHGLVHPEMGHLFLPRAEGDNYEGNCPFHGACLEGMVAGPAIQAHWGTPAEALPPDHIAWSFVAHYLSFAVTNMILILSPERVIMGGGVMQQEHLFSAIHSRVQSHLNGYVKAKELIDQIDRYIIPPGLGSRAGVLGAMALTL, encoded by the coding sequence GTGAAAACTGACTCTCTTCTTGGAGGAATCGAAGCAGGGGGAACGAAATTCGTCTGTGCAATTGGCCACCCGCCAGACGACATCCATGCCGTAGAGCGATTCCCTACAACAACGCCGGAAGAGACGATCAGTCGAGCAGTGGACTTCTTTCGTTCACAGCCTCAACTGCCGGATTCCATTGGCATCGCCACATTTGGCCCCGCTGATGTGCGACCAGATTCAGAGACCTATGGATTTATTACCAGTACCCCGAAATCAGGCTGGTCAAACACGGACTTGGCCGGACGGATTTCACGAGAGTTGCAACGCCCAGTCGCCTTTGATACGGATGTCAATGGTGCCGCGGTCGGCGAATACTTATGGGGAGCCGGGCAGGGGACACAAAATCTTCTCTATCTTACGATTGGGACGGGTTTTGGGGGTGGGGCCCTGGTGAATGGTCAACCTGTTCATGGGCTCGTACACCCGGAGATGGGACATCTTTTTTTGCCGCGTGCCGAGGGAGACAATTACGAGGGAAATTGTCCCTTTCATGGTGCTTGCCTGGAGGGGATGGTGGCTGGGCCAGCGATCCAGGCACACTGGGGGACTCCTGCCGAGGCCCTTCCACCGGACCATATTGCATGGTCGTTTGTGGCGCATTACCTCTCGTTTGCGGTAACCAATATGATCCTGATTCTCTCACCTGAACGGGTCATTATGGGCGGCGGAGTGATGCAGCAGGAGCATTTATTTTCTGCGATTCATTCACGTGTCCAGTCACACTTGAACGGGTATGTAAAGGCGAAAGAACTGATAGATCAGATTGACCGGTATATCATCCCACCTGGACTTGGAAGCAGGGCTGGCGTGCTTGGAGCGATGGCACTCACACTGTAA